Proteins co-encoded in one Aphelocoma coerulescens isolate FSJ_1873_10779 chromosome 21, UR_Acoe_1.0, whole genome shotgun sequence genomic window:
- the B3GALT6 gene encoding beta-1,3-galactosyltransferase 6, which yields MKALRRLSRHRTALGLGGLSLCAAVLLYLAKCTSEGLRPLPAPPALPHSQPGRGARAAPPPAPEGSAFVAVVVMSGPKYSERRSIIRSTWMAAARQAPHGHVWSRFVVGTAGLGAEELRSLELEHSRHRDLLLLPELRDSYENLTAKVLATYVWLDAHLDFQFALKADDDTFVRLDVLVEELRAKEPRRLYWGFFSGRGRVKSGGKWKESAWVLCDYYLPYALGGGYVISADLVRYLRLSRDYLNLWQSEDVSLGVWLAPIDVKRVHDPRFDTEYKSRGCNNKYIVTHKQSIEDMLEKHQTLAKEGKLCKEEVKLRLSYMYDWGVPPSQCCQRKDGIP from the coding sequence ATGAAGGCGCTGCGGCGGCTGAGCCGGCACCGCACCGCGCTGGGGCTCGGCGGGCTCTCGCTCTGCGCCGCCGTCCTGCTCTACCTCGCCAAGTGCACCTCGGAGGGGCTGCGCCCGCTAcccgcgccccccgcgctcCCGCACAGCCAGCCCGGCCGGGGGGCCCGCgccgcgcccccgcccgcccctgAGGGCAGCGCCTTCGTGGCCGTGGTGGTGATGAGCGGCCCCAAGTACAGCGAGCGGCGCAGCATCATCCGCAGCACCTGGATGGCGGCGGCGCGGCAGGCGCCTCACGGGCACGTCTGGAGCCGCTTCGTGGTGGGCACGGCGGGGCTGGGCGCGGAGGAGCTGCGGAGCCTGGAGCTGGAGCACAGCCGGCACCgggacctgctgctgctgccggagCTGCGCGACTCCTACGAGAACCTCACGGCCAAGGTGCTGGCCACCTACGTGTGGCTGGATGCGCACCTGGACTTCCAGTTCGCCCTCAAGGCTGACGACGACACCTTCGTGCGCTTGGATGTGCTGGTGGAGGAGCTGAGGGCCAAGGAGCCGCGGCGCCTCTACTGGGGCTTCTTCTCGGGCCGCGGGCGGGTGAAATCCGGCGGGAAGTGGAAGGAGAGCGCCTGGGTGCTGTGTGATTATTACCTGCCCTACGCGCTGGGCGGCGGCTACGTGATCTCCGCCGACCTGGTGCGCTACCTGCGGCTCAGCAGGGACTACCTGAACCTGTGGCAGAGCGAGGACGTGTCCCTGGGGGTGTGGCTGGCGCCCATCGATGTGAAGAGAGTGCACGACCCCCGCTTCGACACCGAGTACAAATCGCGGGGCTGCAACAATAAATACATAGTGACTCACAAGCAGAGCATCGAGGACATGCTGGAGAAGCACCAGACGCTGGCGAAGGAAGGGAAGCTCTGTAAGGAGGAGGTTAAACTCAGGCTTTCCTACATGTACGACTGGGGAGTGcctccctcccagtgctgccagaggaaggacGGCATCCCCTga
- the SDF4 gene encoding 45 kDa calcium-binding protein, whose product MMSRQAFLCGLGSLYLSLLFIFLLMDVYARPANNSVLKEKAADSKDENEILPPDHLNGVKMEMDGHLNKEFHQEVFLGKEMEEFEEDSEPRRNRKKLMVIFSKVDINNDKKISAKEMQRWIMEKTDEHFQEAVEENKMHFRAVDPDGDGHVSWDEYKIKFLASKGFNEKEIAEKIKNNEELKIDEETQEVLDNLKDRWYQADNPPPDLLLTEQEFLSFLHPEHSRGMLQFMVKEIIRDLDQDGDKKLTLSEFISLPVGTVENQQAQDIDDDWVKDRRKEFQEVIDANHDGIVTMEELEEYMDPMNEHNALNEARQMIAVADENQNHHLELEEILKYSEYFTGSKLMDYARNVHEEF is encoded by the exons atgatgtCGAGACAAGCTTTCCTCTGCGGTTTGGGATCTCTTTATTTATCCCTCCTGTTCATCTTCCTTTTGATGGATGTTTATGCCAGGCCTGCAAATAATTCCGTGCTcaaggaaaaagcagctgacAGCAAAGATGAGAACGAGATCCTGCCCCCAGATCACCTGAACGGGGTCAAAATGGAGATGGATGGACACCTCAACAAAGAATTCCATCAGGaggttttcctgggaaaagagaTGGAGGAATTCGAGGAGGATTCAGAGCCCAGAAGGAACAGGAAGAAGCTGATGGTGATTTTTTCAAA GGTGGATataaataatgataaaaaaatcaGTGCCAAAGAAATGCAGCGTTGGATCATGGAAAAAACAGATGAGCACTTCCAGGAAGCCGTGGAGGAGAACAAAATGCATTTCCGAGCTGTGGACCCTGATGGGGATG gCCACGTGTCCTGGGAcgaatataaaattaaattcttggCAAGCAAAGGCTTCAATGAAAAGGAAATTGCAGAGAAAATCAAAAACAACGAGGAGTTGAAAATAGATGAAGAAA CCCAGGAAGTGCTGGATAACCTGAAGGATCGCTGGTACCAGGCTGACAACCCCCCCCCGGACCTGCTGCTGACCGAGCAGGAGTTCCTGTCCTTCCTGCACCCCGAGCACAGCAGGGGCATGCTGCAGTTCATGGTCAAGGAAATCATCCGGGATTTAG ATCAGGATGGAGATAAGAAACTCACCCTGTCAGAATTCATTTCTTTGCCTGTGGGCACTGTGGAGAACCAGCAGGCTCAGGACATTGATGATGACTGGGTGAAGGACAGGAGGAAAGAATTCCAGGAGGTCATCGATGCCAATCACGATGGAATTGTCACCATGGAAGAGCTGGAG GAATACATGGATCCCATGAACGAGCACAACGCGCTGAACGAGGCGCGGCAGATGATCGCCGTGGCCGACGAGAACCAGAACCACCACCTGGAGCTCGAGGAGATCCTCAAGTACAGCGAGTACTTCACAGGCAGCAAACTCATGGATTATGCCCGGAATGTCCACGAGGAATTCTGA